One window from the genome of Candidatus Deferrimicrobium sp. encodes:
- a CDS encoding efflux RND transporter permease subunit, translated as MSVPESPRHRGIAGRIAAAFIGSRLTPLVIIASVLLGVGAVLLLPREEEPQIVVPMVDVFVQMPGASATEVENRVTRPMEKLLWEIPGVEYVYSTTSPGQSMAIVRFRVGEDEEKSIVRLNQKMSANFDLIPPGASPPLIKPRSIDDVPILALTLSSGRHDPFTLRRIASLLEDQIKTVPDVSEVKIIGGQRRQLRVILDPGRMAARGVAPVPLALMLGQANRQLQAGSFASGNREFLVSTGGFLRNEEDVGGVVAGVSGGRPVYLRDVARIVDGPEEPADYVFFGLGPGARAGGPVVSPAVTLSVAKRKGTNAIDVAGKVIAKVEGLKGTFLPGDVTLTVTRNYGETAAEKSNELLLHMLIAVLSVSVLIWITLGLREAGIVATAIPVTLALTLTVFYLTGYTLNRVTLFALIFSIGILVDDAIVVVENIVRHYRLPENRGRSVSDIAIEAVDEVGNPTILATFAVIAAILPMAFVRGLMGPYMRPIPVGATAAMLFSLMVAFIVTPWTGVRLLRKEADGGHGHDGEGISTRLYRKFMGRLLHRPAWRYGFLLLVVVLLVGSASLVAVGWVKVKMLPFDNKSEFQVVVDMPEGSTLEETAAVTREIGVVVAGVPEVMNYQMYVGAASPYNFNGLVRHYFLRRGANQADLQVNLVPKRQRKSQSHDIARRVRPAIQAVAARYGANVKIAEVPPGPPVLETLVAEVYGPDYPGQIEVARKIKGFFGKADGVVDVDWYVEADQPRYRFEVDQEKAASNGISTEQVDATLRLAIEGMDVGLLHQPLEKEDVPIVLRLPRAERSKLDGLKQVRVMGRQGNLVPLGELVRVKEEIAEKSIYHKNLMPVVYVTADVAGKVESPVYAILSINKALDKLQIPGGYKLARYVASQPASDRKFAMKWDGEWHITYEVFRDLGLAFAAVLVLIYILVVGWFQSFRTPLTIMAAIPFSLVGILPAHGLMGAFFTATSMIGFIAGAGIVVRNSIILVDFVELRLAQGMPLDEAVIDAGAVRFRPMMLTAAAVIVGASVILFDPIFQGLAISLMAGEVASLLLSRMTVPILFFMSESRRAGKA; from the coding sequence GTGAGCGTCCCGGAGTCCCCCCGTCATCGCGGGATCGCCGGGCGGATCGCTGCCGCCTTCATCGGGTCCCGCCTCACGCCCCTGGTCATCATCGCGTCGGTCCTTCTCGGCGTGGGCGCCGTGCTGCTTCTCCCGCGGGAGGAGGAGCCGCAGATCGTGGTGCCGATGGTCGACGTCTTCGTGCAGATGCCGGGGGCCTCGGCGACCGAGGTGGAGAATCGGGTCACCCGGCCGATGGAGAAGCTCCTGTGGGAGATACCGGGGGTGGAGTACGTCTACTCGACGACGTCGCCGGGACAGTCGATGGCGATCGTCCGGTTCAGGGTGGGGGAGGACGAGGAGAAGAGCATCGTCCGCCTGAACCAGAAGATGTCGGCCAACTTCGACCTGATTCCGCCCGGGGCGTCTCCACCCCTCATCAAGCCGCGCTCCATCGACGATGTTCCGATCCTTGCCCTCACGCTGTCTTCCGGCAGGCACGACCCGTTCACCCTCCGGAGGATCGCTTCCCTCCTCGAGGACCAGATCAAGACCGTCCCGGACGTATCGGAGGTGAAGATCATCGGGGGGCAGCGGCGGCAGCTCCGTGTGATTCTCGACCCGGGACGGATGGCCGCGCGCGGCGTCGCACCCGTCCCTCTCGCCCTGATGCTCGGACAGGCGAACCGCCAGCTCCAGGCGGGGAGCTTCGCCTCCGGGAACCGGGAATTTCTCGTTTCCACCGGCGGCTTCCTCCGGAACGAGGAGGATGTCGGCGGCGTAGTGGCGGGCGTCTCCGGGGGGCGGCCCGTCTACCTCCGCGACGTCGCCAGGATCGTGGACGGCCCGGAGGAGCCCGCCGATTACGTCTTCTTCGGCCTGGGGCCGGGGGCGCGTGCCGGAGGGCCGGTCGTGTCTCCCGCCGTGACGCTGTCGGTCGCCAAGCGGAAAGGCACCAATGCGATCGATGTCGCCGGCAAGGTGATCGCGAAGGTGGAGGGGCTCAAGGGGACCTTCCTCCCGGGCGACGTCACGCTGACGGTCACCAGGAACTACGGCGAGACGGCCGCGGAGAAGTCGAACGAGCTCCTCCTGCACATGCTGATCGCCGTCCTCTCGGTTTCGGTCCTGATCTGGATCACCCTCGGGCTCCGGGAGGCCGGGATCGTGGCCACCGCCATCCCCGTGACCCTCGCCTTGACCCTCACCGTCTTCTACCTCACCGGCTACACGCTGAACCGGGTGACGCTCTTCGCGCTCATCTTCTCCATCGGGATTCTCGTGGACGACGCGATCGTCGTGGTCGAAAACATCGTCCGCCACTACAGGCTCCCGGAAAACCGGGGTCGCTCCGTGAGCGACATCGCGATCGAGGCGGTGGACGAGGTGGGGAATCCCACGATCCTGGCCACCTTCGCCGTCATCGCCGCGATCCTCCCGATGGCCTTCGTCCGGGGCCTGATGGGTCCCTACATGCGGCCCATCCCCGTGGGGGCGACGGCGGCGATGCTCTTCTCGCTCATGGTGGCTTTCATCGTCACCCCGTGGACGGGAGTCCGGCTTCTCCGCAAGGAGGCCGACGGCGGGCACGGGCACGACGGTGAAGGGATTTCGACGCGCCTGTACCGGAAGTTCATGGGCCGCCTCCTGCACCGTCCCGCCTGGCGCTACGGCTTCCTGCTTCTCGTCGTCGTCCTCCTCGTGGGCTCGGCCTCGCTCGTCGCGGTCGGGTGGGTGAAGGTGAAGATGCTCCCGTTCGACAACAAGAGCGAGTTCCAGGTGGTGGTCGACATGCCGGAAGGGTCGACGCTCGAGGAAACCGCGGCGGTCACGCGGGAGATCGGCGTCGTCGTGGCCGGGGTGCCCGAGGTGATGAACTACCAGATGTACGTCGGCGCCGCCTCCCCCTACAACTTCAACGGCCTCGTGCGGCACTACTTTCTGCGACGTGGGGCGAACCAGGCGGATCTGCAGGTGAACCTGGTGCCGAAGAGGCAGCGGAAGTCCCAGAGCCACGACATCGCCCGGCGGGTGCGCCCGGCGATCCAGGCGGTGGCGGCACGGTACGGCGCCAACGTAAAGATCGCCGAAGTCCCCCCCGGGCCGCCGGTTCTCGAGACCCTGGTCGCCGAGGTGTACGGCCCCGACTACCCCGGGCAGATCGAAGTGGCCCGGAAAATCAAGGGATTCTTCGGGAAGGCGGATGGTGTGGTGGACGTGGACTGGTACGTTGAGGCCGACCAGCCCCGGTACCGGTTCGAGGTGGACCAGGAAAAGGCGGCGTCGAACGGGATCTCGACGGAGCAGGTGGACGCGACGCTTCGCCTGGCGATCGAGGGGATGGACGTCGGGCTCCTTCACCAGCCGTTGGAGAAGGAGGACGTCCCGATCGTGCTGCGCCTGCCCAGAGCCGAGCGGTCGAAGCTCGACGGCTTGAAGCAGGTCCGTGTGATGGGACGGCAGGGGAACCTCGTGCCTCTCGGCGAGCTGGTGCGGGTGAAGGAGGAGATCGCCGAGAAGAGCATCTACCACAAGAACCTGATGCCCGTGGTGTACGTCACCGCCGACGTGGCGGGGAAGGTGGAGAGCCCGGTCTACGCGATCCTCTCGATCAACAAGGCCCTCGACAAGCTCCAGATTCCCGGCGGGTACAAGCTTGCGCGGTACGTGGCGAGCCAGCCGGCCAGCGACCGGAAGTTCGCCATGAAGTGGGACGGGGAGTGGCACATCACCTACGAGGTCTTCCGCGACCTGGGGTTGGCCTTCGCCGCGGTGCTGGTGCTGATCTACATCCTGGTGGTGGGGTGGTTCCAGTCGTTCCGGACGCCGCTTACCATCATGGCCGCCATCCCCTTCTCCCTCGTGGGGATCCTCCCCGCCCATGGGCTCATGGGCGCGTTCTTCACCGCCACCTCGATGATCGGGTTCATCGCGGGGGCCGGGATCGTGGTGCGCAACTCGATCATCCTCGTGGATTTCGTGGAACTGCGCCTCGCGCAGGGGATGCCGCTCGACGAGGCGGTCATCGACGCGGGGGCGGTCCGTTTCCGCCCGATGATGCTGACGGCCGCGGCGGTGATCGTCGGCGCGTCGGTCATCCTGTTCGACCCGATCTTCCAGGGGCTGGCGATCTCGCTGATGGCGGGGGAGGTGGCGTCGCTGCTGCTGTCGCGCATGACCGTGCCGATTCTCTTCTTCATGAGCGAGAGCCGGCGGGCAGGGAAGGCTTAG